The following proteins are co-located in the Desulfatitalea tepidiphila genome:
- a CDS encoding amidase → MSDIPFCSAKQLASMIRTKKIGALELLDLYLQRVECYSEINAIIFMDVDAARKRARQADRALARGNLWGPLHGVPMTIKESFDVVGMPTTWGVPRYKENYPSSNALVVDRFLQAGAVIFGKTNVPMYLADWQTFNDIYGTTNNPWDRNRVPGGSSGGSAAALAAGLTGLEAGSDIGASIRNPAHYCGVYGHKPTYGIISPLGQALPGTFGLTDIAVVGPLARSAEDLALAMDVMAGPDDIDGSGWKLSLPKPKRKELREFKVAVVYDDPEAEVDEEVQQVLRDLTTFLKKMKLKVRVDARPKIDSREAHRNYIRLLRGATCGRLTPEDFEKNLADYKSLRADDESYRAQMIRAQAMSHKEWLAYDNLRHRMRLAWAAFFSDFDLFLCPAATTTAFEHNQKGERWERMISVNGKPQPSTTQMFWAGYSCNFFLPATVAPIGLSRKGLPVGVQVVGPQYGDRACIQFARLLEREYHHFIPPTGY, encoded by the coding sequence ATGTCGGACATCCCGTTTTGCTCTGCAAAGCAGCTGGCTTCCATGATTCGTACAAAGAAGATCGGAGCCCTCGAACTGCTGGATCTCTATCTGCAGCGGGTAGAATGCTATTCCGAGATCAACGCCATCATCTTTATGGATGTGGACGCCGCCCGGAAGCGCGCCCGCCAGGCGGACCGGGCCCTTGCACGGGGAAACCTCTGGGGCCCTCTTCACGGGGTGCCCATGACCATTAAGGAATCCTTCGATGTAGTCGGCATGCCGACCACATGGGGCGTCCCGAGATATAAGGAAAATTATCCTTCGAGCAATGCTCTGGTGGTTGACCGCTTTCTCCAAGCCGGTGCCGTGATCTTCGGCAAGACCAACGTTCCCATGTACCTCGCGGACTGGCAGACCTTCAATGACATTTACGGGACCACGAACAACCCTTGGGACCGGAACCGTGTACCCGGCGGCTCCTCGGGGGGATCGGCGGCCGCGCTGGCGGCGGGGTTGACCGGCCTCGAAGCCGGGAGCGATATCGGGGCCTCCATTCGCAATCCCGCCCATTACTGCGGCGTGTACGGGCATAAACCCACTTATGGGATCATATCTCCTCTCGGCCAAGCCTTGCCGGGGACGTTTGGCCTGACGGACATCGCGGTGGTCGGGCCCCTCGCACGGAGCGCCGAGGACCTGGCTTTGGCCATGGATGTCATGGCGGGTCCGGACGATATTGACGGTTCCGGGTGGAAACTGAGCCTGCCGAAGCCGAAGAGGAAGGAGCTCAGGGAATTCAAGGTGGCGGTTGTCTACGATGACCCCGAAGCGGAGGTGGATGAGGAAGTACAGCAAGTACTTCGCGACCTGACCACCTTCTTGAAAAAGATGAAGTTGAAGGTGCGGGTAGACGCGCGACCCAAAATCGATTCTCGCGAAGCCCACCGGAACTACATTCGGCTCCTTCGGGGGGCCACATGCGGACGTCTGACCCCCGAAGATTTCGAGAAGAATTTGGCGGACTATAAATCTTTGAGAGCGGACGACGAAAGCTACCGGGCCCAGATGATCCGGGCGCAGGCCATGTCCCACAAGGAGTGGCTCGCATACGATAATTTGCGGCACCGTATGCGACTTGCCTGGGCAGCGTTTTTTAGCGACTTCGATCTCTTCCTCTGTCCGGCTGCCACCACGACGGCTTTCGAGCATAATCAGAAGGGTGAGCGGTGGGAGCGCATGATCTCCGTTAACGGAAAACCCCAACCATCCACCACCCAGATGTTCTGGGCCGGATATTCCTGTAACTTCTTCCTACCGGCGACTGTTGCACCCATCGGGCTGTCAAGGAAAGGGCTACCGGTAGGTGTCCAGGTCGTGGGCCCGCAATACGGTGATCGCGCCTGTATCCAATTTGCACGGCTCCTGGAACGTGAGTACCATCATTTCATTCCACCAACTGGCTACTAG